From the genome of Prionailurus bengalensis isolate Pbe53 chromosome D1, Fcat_Pben_1.1_paternal_pri, whole genome shotgun sequence:
ccgcctccttcctccccatgCTCCATCCGCTAGCTGGTGCCACGGAGACTGACCCGGGAGCCTGTCCTTGGTCGTGTGCTCAGTTCAGCTTGGTGGCAGAGCCCAAGTGATGGAGAAGTGAGGTGACTGGGAGGAGCTGGCTTTGGGGACCTTTCCCGAGTGTCTTGCTGCCCCAAGAAAGACTGTAGCCCCAGAAGGAGCTCACTGACgtgctccccatccccacccccagacacaTTCTCtcacatcttctctctctttcccccctcagGATTGTGCTCATGGATGACGCCATGGACTGCTTGATGTCtttttcagatttcctttttGCCTTCCAGATCCAGTTTTACTACTCAGGTGAGAGCTTTCCAGGGCCCCATGTGGCTCCTGCCAGGGCCACATCTGCCTGTCCTGCCCTGGTACCCTTTCCatctggtgcctggcacacacatttccctcccccactcccatcgGTGGAAGCATGCTTCGCCACGGGGCCCGGGCAGGATGTCTAGTTCCCACAGGCGGTCACAAGATTCAGTCTGCGGAGCCTACTCTCTCCGCCTCCTCAAGTCACGGAAGACCGCTGTGTTTGCAGTCAGCAGTGCGGCAAGTCCATCTGGGTGATAATGGCAATGAATAGAACAATGCACGCTACTGTAACAGTACGCAACAGATTCACCATTTATGGAgaacttaccatgtgccaggcagagCACTGACTTTAATCCTTATGACAGCCCTAAGAGATGGGTCCTGTCAGAGATAAGCTTAGAGGTGAGGAGCCAAAGTCTCAGAGCTAGTGAGTGGTGGAGCCCAGACCCGAACGGAAGGCCCATTCCAGAGCCGGTCCTCTTAGGCGCTGTGCTGTATCACTGCCGCCAGGGGGCAGTGATCTCCCTTGGCCCCGACTCCCGTGTGTGGGCACGCATCCTCCCACCCACACAACTTTTAATAAGCAGACACCAGTCCTGTCTCACTCACATGCCCGTTCTGCTCCCCATACACACCAGCTGTGCCCTTAAATCCTTTCTGGAATCAGGTGTAAtagaaatagatgaataaatacaaaCGGACACCAGCTCCCACAGAGCACACAACGACATCTAATGGGGTGTCGGGTTCAGAAATTGCTGACTGTGTCCGTAAACAAACTTGTTTCAAACGGGCTCTTCCAGTAAACAGAAGGCTGTCCTTGGAGCCTGGACATGGCCTCCCTGCCAACCGGTGGCCCCAGCCAGCCCTGGCCTCTCTCAGGCGCCACATTCTGTTTTCTTGATGGCAGCCCAAGGGCCTGAACCAGCAGGGGCTGGAGCCTGGGGTCTTGCCACCTGCTCTTAACAGCTGCAGGCATCTATTTCCCATTTCCCTGAAGCTCCTGGGCCCTGGAGAAGGAGGAGCTGTGTCTGGGAGATCCTTCCGGGCCTTCTCGCAATGCCCCAGGGCCGGCCAGCAGCAGTGTGTGCCAGTCAGCGGTGAAATGGGCCACAAGTCACTGGTTACTAACACTGGCTCGACTCCTAACATTTGCAAACACTTCCAAATGTGTAACAAATGAGCAGCTTGTGGCGTTCTTTTCCACCCTGGTATTCCGCCATGCTTTCCGGAGTCAGAGAAGCAAGCGGCCTCGCAAGGGAGATGGGGCTCACCAGTGGAAGTGTGCACACGTTAGCTCTTTAAAGAGTAcgtgtagggcgcctgggtggctcagtcagttgagcttccgactacggctcaggtcatgatctcacgcttgtgagttcaagccccacatcgggctctgtgctgacagctcgggcctggagcctgcttcagattctatatctccctctctctctgctcctctccctgttcatgcgctcatgctcgctctctctctcgctctctctctctcaaaaataaagaaacattaaaaaaaaaaaagtatgtatagaATTTAatatgtgcccagcactgtgttaGGTGCTGGGGCAGGAAGGCTGACAAGGCACAATCCCTACCTTTATACACGGATCTTCCGCTCCAGCTGGAAGGCAGAGCAAacaatttttcagaaaattcatgGTTGGAACAGTGCTACAAAGAAGCACAGGGTGCTCTGAAAGTATGTAATAGGGCCTCTACTTGGTCTAGGAACAAGTCCCCGGAGGAGGGACACTGAGCTGAAACACACGTTCATATCATTGCTCATGAGTGCGGTGGTCACACGAGGTTGAGGGCTCCTGCTCCCAGCCACCAAGCACTGAGCGCCAAGGCTGGGGAGGAGCTGAGTTAACAGGAAAGAAAGGATCCAGTGAAGGGACGAAGTGTGTCCTCCTTGCCTgacctgcccaccccctccctccccaatcATGGTACTCAGAATTCCTGGAGAGCGTGGCTGCCATCTATCAGGACCTGCTGGCAGGCAAGAACCCCAACACAGTGATTGTGCCAACATCATCCAGTGGGCAACACCGCCAGCGACCTACCTTGGGCGAGGCTAGTATGTTGGAGGGAGTGGAGGCATCACTGTTCTACCAGTGCCTGGAGAACTTGTGTGACCGGCACAAGTACAGGTAAGAAATGGGTACGTAGaccccccacctcagccccaggGACTGTGGGCTGCTGGCTCTGGAACAGATCTCTAGCAGATGTTCTGATGGATCCGGGGCTTCTAGAGCCCTTGATGGTCATATATAAATGAGGACAGTGCCATCCGCCCCAGACCAGGCTGTTGACCAAACAACATCCCAGGTGGCTCACTTAGGGAAGATCACTTCCACTTCCAAGCTGTAGATGACCAGCTTGGGCCCCTTCTCCTTGCCAGGAGATAGATTGGCCTTAGCttcaaagagagaaggggaaaacatTCACTGTACAAAGAATTCACTCTGCAGAGAGGGAGGGTTAAGCTGTCCCGTGTAGCACGAAGTCTCCTTAGAGACAGAGCAGCCAGTTTATGGTCTCCTCCAAGATGTGGTTGCCATCCATTGCCTCTtccctgttccctccctcccactcccctagTGAAAGCACCAGTTAGGCAACATGCCAGCCCTTTCTGTCCACAGTCAAGGCCTTGCTTCTAGAGATCTGCCATGTTCCTCCAGGGTTTTAGGACCCCCAGAGAACACAGGGTCCCTCAGTCCCAGCTTTGGGCATCCTCCTAAGCCTTAAAGTATGGATGAAAAGATGTCAGACTTGCTAGTCTTTGAATCTCGTATCTGTATTCTCCCTTCTAGCTGTCCACCCCCAGCACTTGTCAAAGAGGTACTAAGCAATGTTCAGAGACTGACCTTCTATGGATTCCTTGTGGCTCTTTCAAAGCATCATGGAATCAACCAAGCCCTGGGTAAGCCAGAGCTAGCTATGGCTAGCCTCTCCTGCTCCCCCAACACTAAGCCATGTAGGAGCCAGCTGCTATTGGCAGACATGGTCCCGTGAAGGAGGGGGGATATCACCACCTGCACCGTGACTTCTCAGGGCCAGACTCTGAGACCTAGGGAGCCAGAACGTGCACAAGAAAGACTGTGCCCTCTTAGGCCTCTCACACTCCCATGGTAAGGGACAGCCTTCCCCTCCCAAAGCCCTGCCCCAACATGAAGCAGCCTCTCTGTGGCAGAGGTGTGGCTGGCCCCTCCCCAGAGAATCCCCAGCTCTGCTTTGGGGAGTGGCCTGCAGGTTGGGCAGACACAGGGCTATTTACTGGGTGGCTTTGGAGATTATATATCAAAGAGACCTGAATCCCATTTGTAAGCAGGGCAAAGGTGTGTCTGGGGAGGCCTTTTTTCCcagctggaaagaaaaaagaaaaagaaaaaaaaaaacaaaaaacctgattaATCTGAAAGGGAGcaaaaaaggggggagagagaggactgTACTGGCCTAGTTTTTCCTGTCTGTCGTCTATTCTCACTGGCTGGCCTTCTCCACCCACCCCACTCTTCTCCCTCTCACACCTGCTGCTCTCCCAAGGGAAGAGCCACCCGGCCACCATCCACCAGAGCTGGAGGGATTGTTATTTGTCTCGCTCTTCAAGAGGTATCCAGGTGTGTTTGAGGCCCCAGGTTCCTGAGTCTCAAAAAACACATAACCTTCCCCTTCCTCCGGCCACTTGAGGGAATGGGGTCAAGGGAAGGGAATTTAACATTCTTTAAATGCCAGCCATTGTAGGCCTAGTACAAACTAGTTGCTTTAGATCTTATGTGGTATGAAGCCTGCTGGGGATGCACACGGGATGCACACAGCAGGACTGATGGAGGGCTTACTGAGGCGTGATGCTACCTAGCAGCCTCGTTATTCTGAGTTGATGCTTGGGGTGTGCATGAGCCTACGGACCCCTCAACTAAGTGACGCTGTCGCCAAGACCACCGGCTGGACCAGAGTAGAAAGGCAAATAGGAGTCAGAAGTCAAGAGTAAGGGGACAGCGGGTGGGGTTGGCTTAGGGTTTCTTTCATACACCTAGGTAACTGACTGCCCTGCCTCCCTTTCCACCAATCAGGCcataggaaaagaaaggaaaagctagCTAGGTAAGATCACAGCCTGGACTAACCCCATGTGCTCGCTTTTTCTAGGGCCTTTAAAAAGGGCACTCAGTCAACCACTTTTACCAACACTAATGCCAGGCTGGGTTGagtgggagatggagagaagcaTTGCCCTCACCTGCATCTCCAGTGTAGGAACTAGAGATCTGGAGATCCCCAGGGTGGAGCCAGTTGTGGAAAAGGGTTGTCCTGTTCCTTAGTCCTCaagccacccgcccccccccccgacacacacacacacattcatgcacaCAAAATGAGAGGGCTCTGAGGGACACACTTTGAACCACTAAGGAAGAGCAAAAGGGGCCAGGAGGCATCATCTGAAAAGCTCTGGAAAAGTAGGGAATTGGACTGGAGCCAGATGGTAAGTTTAAGATTGTGGCTTTCTGGACACCAGCATTGTTAACTGCCAAATCTATGTCCTGACCACCAGTGGGCTTTTCCCCTGAACAGTTTGCTGGCGAGAATCTTTCCATCTGCAGACTTCAgctcccccttccctccactgTTAACGGCTCCAAGGAATATCCAAGACTGTCTCCTCTCACCATCCCCAGTATCAAAGCATTACTTCCTTTGGTTTGTAGCTGAGGGAACCAGCTCAGAGAGATTGCGGCTGAGCAGAGATGAGGCAgatcccaacccccaccccccaccccccacccccacctggcagCTCCCCGCCATGCAAGACTTTGGTCTGATTCTGACCCAGCCTTCTTTTCTCACCCCCAAGACCATCTTGAGGAGCTAAGGCACCAATATTAACCATTCTGTCTCCAAAGTGAGGTCACTCTGATTTGGGGGCACAAAACTAGATAATTTCTGGTTTGGGGGGATTAGCTGGCCCATACTCTGTGTCTCTGGCTCCTTTTCAGCCCAGTATCTGGGGACTCAAGGAAGGAACTGAGCCCCCTACACAGCTCACAGCCCACCACCTAATCTTGGAAGGAGATTGCCCTGTTGGTGCAGTGACCTTGAGGTTTGGGGATGTGATTCTTGTCCCGAGTTGGAGAGGGTAGGCACAGGTTCACTGAATTTATAAGTAGCCCCAACTTCCTGCCCCCACAGCAGTTCTCGTTTTAAACTTTTCTTAAGAGCTCTTCCCCCTTGGACAAGTCACGGGATTAAAAGATACAGCACAGGGAACACAGCCAATGATACTAGAAtagtgctgtatggtgacagatggtagctacactcgtggtgagcacagcataacgtgTAGAGATGGTGAgccactatgttgtacacctgaaactaatgtaaaattaggtgtcaactatacttaaaaataaaaagaattttttttttgaaaaattttttagactcttttttttttaacgtttatctatttttgagacagagcatgaacgggggagggtcagagagagggagacacagaatctgaaacagactccaggctctgagctgtcagcacagagcccgacgcggggctcgaactcacggaccgcgagattgtgaactgagctgaagtcggccgcccaaccgactgagccacccaggcgcccctaaaaagaattttttttaagggacacCTTAGGGTGCACcaaggggctcagtcagttgtgtccaactcttgatctcagctcaggtcttgatctcaagagtcgtgagctcaagccctgagttgggctccatgctgggtgtggaacctactttaaattttttttagaaagagctgCTCTTTCTTAAATCTTTTAGATCAGCCCTCCCCGGGTCAGCAGAGTAGGTAGACATGAAGGTGAGGGGCATGGAGGCACCTGCTGGGAATGGAGCTGTCTGACTGGAGCCTGCCTGAAAGACACTCAGAGTAAGTCTTGTGCCCCCCAATTTTGTCCTAGGAGCTTTGCCTGACAAAGGAGACCTAATGCACGACCCAGCCATGGATGAGGAGCTAGAACGACTGTAAGTGTCAGGTGGGAAGAGGCTGCCCCCTTGTGGGAAGGCTATACCTCAGTCGGACCTGGCAGTGTCCTATTGTGGGTGACAGTGCTTGTCCGCAACATCCCCATCATTCAGGGAAGGGTTTGGGCGCCAGCAGAGGCCTGAGGTAGCCTCTCTTTGAGTCCTTTGGGAATACAGCCCATGGTTTCATCCAGATTCAAGAGTGAGCATGGAGGTCCTGGTCTCTAGAGAGGAAGCACCTGGCTGCCTTCTGGGCTTCTTCCCTCCTTCAGGCTTGTCCAGATCCCAGGCCTGGTCAACTCGGCCACTGCCAATCCGGAGGCCAGCTGCCTGCCTTCCCGAACCCCTCCCCGGGTTGGCTCCCCCTGGAGACCCCTCCATCATGCCCGCAAGATGGATGCAGAGAGCGATGGCTCCACTGAAGAGACGGACGAGTCCGAGACTTGAGTCTGAAGGGTCCTGTCCACAACGCCTGTATCCAGCTCCCACCTACCTAGCCCTTGGGACTCCCAGCCAtcctcctctcccactcctgtgccatgctgccctctgctggtggAAAGCTTGAATAACAACAGCCCAAGCCTAAAGACCAGCCAGAGGGGTTCTGGTATCAGCCAAGCCAAGCAGTGACCCTGAAAAGTAACAGCCTACTCTCCTTGGCTctgtcagcctctgtgctttAGGCAGgccccaagctgacagcagactGAGCTGAAGCCACCAGGAGGTGACTTGGCTTTAGTCTTTTGCTGACAGTCCCTGCATAAAGGTGGTCTCCTCACAGCAactccaggaaggggagagaCCATGAATAACCATGCAGGGCCTTGCATGGTCAAGGGCAACACCAGTGATGCAAGTATGGGGTGGACATAAACATGGTAGCCTTCTGCTGGAGGAAGAGCCACTACCATGATAGGATGAAGGGTAGGCAAGAAGACAATTCCACTTTCAAAAACTGCTTCAAGTCTCCTCTGTGTCTAATAGTTAAGtatgttaaatgaataaagtCCCTTGTATCCAGTAAGTGGTGAGTCTAAAGCCACTACACTGAGCAGGTGAAGGGAAGGGGCGAGTTTGGGTTTTGGGTGCTGAGTCCCAGCTATCCTAGCAGGACTgggaggcaggggccagaggACCACTCAAGCCTGGAGACGAGCCTCAGATGAGCCAAGAGGGATTCAACTCGGGCACAGGACAGCAGCCTCTCAAAGGAAAGATGCTCACAGCTGGAATGGGCCTTCGGAAAACAAGCCCAGAGGGTTCGAGGCCAGGTTCAGAACTCAACAGACGCTGACCCCAAAGGGTTAGCACTGCAGAGTCTTCTAGCCAGAGtttcattaaacatttgttaagcaGCTGCTCGAGACTGGGACAGTGGGGATGCAGCCATGGGCAGGCCTGAGGAAGACAAGCTTCCAGCCAAGACTGGAGGAAGGTTAAGGACAGGTGGTCTTCAAGTTCCCGAAATGGGCAGTTGTCTAGAAAGTAAAAGCCACTCGGGGACCCAAGCAGAGCAGCCTGCCTCCTAAGCCAGGGGTCATCTCACTGGGCACACACATTATCCTGGGCTCATCCCTGCCCAGAGAAGCCCCCCTAAATAGTTTCAGGAACTGGCTCCCAGAGCCCTGGAGTGCCAGGCCAGAGCTGGAAGTTCCAGTCCTACTGAAGCTCCAAGTCACGTGAACTCTCCAGGCCCAtcctcctctccagcctctggCTGATTGACAGCTCAGAAATCCTGGTGTGCATCCGAATCACATGGGGAGCTTGTTTACGATGCAAGTTAACCAAGTTCCAGCTTGCGGTGGGGCACAGAAATCTGGATTATGAACAGCACAGAAAACTGGATTACTTTGGAAATCAGTAACTAAAAGTCCCCATGGCCCCCTCTGCCCATCCTTTCTAATCATCCATCTCCCAGACCAGTGGTTTATACCTGTACCCTGAGGACCCCTAAGGTGCCATATGTATTCCAGGAGTCCCTACAAGGGAAAAGAGTTGCCAAGCCCGGGGGTAATACAAACACACACCCTTTCTTCCTGGATTTAAAATGGTTCCATTAAGGCTGTAcatttcatttgtctttaaaCTCCACTGAGAAGCACACCCCAGTCAAGCCAACTGCTGGGATGAGGTCCAGAGCTGCTAGGCTGCTCACCTGCCCACAGCAGTATGGCTCAGTAGATGAGTTAAAGGGCCAACTAACACCAGCTCTTTCCTCCGCGTGCAACAGGGTGGTGAGGTCGAGGCTGCACCGGACCTCGCGGCAGCACAGGGCCAAGGAGCCAGGGGCCTTTGGCTCTCAGAGAAGAGACAAGCTGGAGGCCCTGGAGAGAGTGCCCTCAGCTTCAGCACCGACGCCCTACCCATATCGGTGGGAGCCCAGAGAGTGAGGCCAGGGGCCTGCGCTGGGCAGGGAGGCAAGGATCCAGAGAGGACACTACTTGATTCAGATCAACAGTGGCCCTGGGCCCTGTCAAGGCTTTATTTGACACCACTCTGTTTCAATACAAACAGTCCAGAAAGAAAGTCAAGtccctttggggggggggggggggtagggaagaATGGTCTGTGTTGCTTGGGAGCCCAACCCCAAACCCACAGGGGGCAGGGTGGgcccagactgtcagcacagcagGGGAAGATGGCACCAAGGATGACACAGTACATGGCCTAGTGGCCAGGGGGCAAGGCGTGCAG
Proteins encoded in this window:
- the CD1H11orf49 gene encoding UPF0705 protein C11orf49 homolog isoform X4 produces the protein MLSPERLALPDYEYLAQRHVLTYMEDAVCQLLENKEDISQYGIARFFTEYFNSVCQGTHILFREFSFIQATPHNRASFLRAFWRCFRTVGKNGDLLTMREYHCLLQLLCPDFPLELTQKAARIVLMDDAMDCLMSFSDFLFAFQIQFYYSEFLESVAAIYQDLLAGKNPNTVIVPTSSSGQHRQRPTLGEASMLEGVEASLFYQCLENLCDRHKYSCPPPALVKEVLSNVQRLTFYGFLVALSKHHGINQALGALPDKGDLMHDPAMDEELERL
- the CD1H11orf49 gene encoding UPF0705 protein C11orf49 homolog isoform X2, which produces MLSPERLALPDYEYLAQRHVLTYMEDAVCQLLENKEDISQYGIARFFTEYFNSVCQGTHILFREFSFIQATPHNRASFLRAFWRCFRTVGKNGDLLTMREYHCLLQLLCPDFPLELTQKAARIVLMDDAMDCLMSFSDFLFAFQIQFYYSEFLESVAAIYQDLLAGKNPNTVIVPTSSSGQHRQRPTLGEASMLEGVEASLFYQCLENLCDRHKYSCPPPALVKEVLSNVQRLTFYGFLVALSKHHGINQALGALPDKGDLMHDPAMDEELERLVVRSRLHRTSRQHRAKEPGAFGSQRRDKLEALERVPSASAPTPYPYRWEPRE
- the CD1H11orf49 gene encoding UPF0705 protein C11orf49 homolog isoform X1, yielding MLSPERLALPDYEYLAQRHVLTYMEDAVCQLLENKEDISQYGIARFFTEYFNSVCQGTHILFREFSFIQATPHNRASFLRAFWRCFRTVGKNGDLLTMREYHCLLQLLCPDFPLELTQKAARIVLMDDAMDCLMSFSDFLFAFQIQFYYSEFLESVAAIYQDLLAGKNPNTVIVPTSSSGQHRQRPTLGEASMLEGVEASLFYQCLENLCDRHKYSCPPPALVKEVLSNVQRLTFYGFLVALSKHHGINQALGALPDKGDLMHDPAMDEELERLLVQIPGLVNSATANPEASCLPSRTPPRVGSPWRPLHHARKMDAESDGSTEETDESET
- the CD1H11orf49 gene encoding UPF0705 protein C11orf49 homolog isoform X3, with amino-acid sequence MLSPERLALPDYEYLAQRHVLTYMEDAVCQLLENKEDISQYGIARFFTEYFNSVCQGTHILFREFSFIQATPHNRASFLRAFWRCFRTVGKNGDLLTMREYHCLLQLLCPDFPLELTQKAARIVLMDDAMDCLMSFSDFLFAFQIQFYYSEFLESVAAIYQDLLAGKNPNTVIVPTSSSGQHRQRPTLGEASMLEGVEASLFYQCLENLCDRHKYSCPPPALVKEVLSNVQRLTFYGFLVALSKHHGINQALGALPDKGDLMHDPAMDEELERLFKSEHGGPGL